From Streptomyces yatensis, one genomic window encodes:
- a CDS encoding D-alanyl-D-alanine carboxypeptidase family protein, whose product MERRGGRAIRRWGTAVIASAAALTVAVPANAAQATGARSGPSGVSAKGAYLLDNNTNKQLWAKAADTKRPMASTTKLMTAVVVLDSRGLDLGRKVTVKQSYIDYTARVGGSKADLKKGDELTVKQLLYGLLLPSGCDAAMALADTFGTGDTTAKRTKSFIAQMNKKASALGMTKSHYDTFDGISQGGQNYTTPRDMAKLARHALKNSTLGTVVKSVDTIQKAPAANGRTRTYFWNNTNRLLGSYSGAIGIKTGTGTAPGRCLVFAAKRDGRTVVGVILNAPKRYPDAKKMLDWAFRAHTKVTWRQLPEGTPQD is encoded by the coding sequence ATGGAAAGACGTGGGGGTAGGGCGATCCGCCGTTGGGGGACGGCGGTCATCGCCTCGGCGGCGGCCTTGACGGTCGCCGTGCCGGCGAACGCGGCCCAGGCCACCGGGGCCAGGAGCGGCCCGTCGGGGGTCAGCGCCAAGGGCGCGTATCTGCTGGACAACAACACCAACAAGCAGCTGTGGGCCAAGGCGGCCGACACCAAGCGGCCGATGGCGAGCACCACCAAGCTCATGACGGCGGTCGTGGTGCTCGACAGCCGGGGTCTCGATCTCGGCAGGAAGGTCACCGTCAAGCAGTCGTACATCGACTACACCGCCCGCGTCGGCGGCAGCAAGGCGGACCTGAAGAAGGGGGACGAGCTCACCGTCAAGCAGCTGCTGTACGGGCTGCTGCTGCCGTCCGGCTGTGACGCGGCGATGGCGCTCGCGGACACCTTCGGCACCGGTGACACCACCGCCAAGCGCACCAAGTCGTTCATCGCGCAGATGAACAAGAAGGCGTCCGCGCTGGGGATGACCAAGTCCCACTACGACACCTTCGACGGCATCTCGCAGGGGGGACAGAACTACACCACGCCCCGCGACATGGCCAAGCTGGCCAGGCACGCGCTGAAGAACTCCACCCTCGGCACGGTCGTCAAGTCGGTCGACACCATCCAGAAGGCCCCGGCCGCCAATGGCAGGACCAGGACGTACTTCTGGAACAACACCAACCGGCTGCTGGGCTCGTACAGCGGCGCGATCGGCATCAAGACGGGCACCGGCACCGCGCCCGGCAGGTGTCTGGTCTTCGCCGCGAAGCGTGACGGACGCACCGTCGTGGGCGTGATCCTCAACGCTCCCAAGCGCTACCCGGACGCGAAGAAGATGCTGGACTGGGCCTTCCGGGCGCACACCAAGGTCACCTGGCGCCAGCTGCCCGAGGGCACGCCCCAGGACTGA
- a CDS encoding ABC transporter ATP-binding protein, producing MNDEAIRMRSVSRRHGTGEGAVTALDQVSLSFPRGTFTAVMGPSGSGKSTLLQCAAGLDRPTSGSVTLCGTELTTLSETKLTLLRRRRVGFVFQAFNLLPSLTAEQNVTLPLRLGGHRPSTARVREVLRQVGLGERARHRPAELSGGQQQRVALARALITRPDVLFGDEPTGALDSRTGREVLALLRGMVDGEGQTIVMVTHDPVAASYADRVLFLVDGRVSGELAGAGAGTIAARMATWEAVPC from the coding sequence ATGAACGATGAGGCGATCCGGATGCGCTCCGTCAGCAGACGCCACGGAACCGGCGAGGGCGCGGTGACGGCGCTCGACCAGGTCTCGCTCTCGTTCCCCCGGGGAACGTTCACCGCCGTCATGGGCCCCTCCGGCTCGGGCAAGTCGACCCTGCTGCAGTGCGCAGCGGGGCTGGACCGGCCCACGTCGGGATCGGTCACCCTGTGCGGGACCGAGCTGACGACGCTGAGCGAGACCAAGCTGACGCTGCTGCGCCGCCGGCGCGTCGGGTTCGTGTTCCAGGCGTTCAACCTGCTGCCGTCCCTGACCGCCGAGCAGAACGTGACCCTGCCCCTGCGCCTCGGCGGGCACCGCCCCTCCACGGCCCGGGTGCGTGAGGTGCTCCGGCAGGTCGGACTCGGCGAGCGGGCGCGGCACCGGCCGGCGGAGCTGTCCGGCGGCCAGCAGCAGCGCGTCGCCCTGGCCCGCGCCCTGATCACCCGGCCCGATGTGCTCTTCGGCGACGAACCGACCGGTGCCCTCGACTCGCGGACCGGCCGTGAGGTGCTGGCCCTGCTGCGCGGCATGGTGGACGGCGAGGGCCAGACGATCGTCATGGTCACGCACGACCCGGTGGCCGCCTCCTACGCCGACCGGGTGCTCTTCCTCGTCGACGGGCGGGTGAGCGGCGAGTTGGCCGGGGCCGGTGCCGGCACCATCGCCGCGCGCATGGCCACGTGGGAGGCCGTGCCGTGCTGA
- a CDS encoding sensor histidine kinase, translating into MSGPGFLLSSWPWRSAGYLLTGAVTGAVALVVIAATAAAGVVLAIVLVGLPLLVLAALAGIPVAWVERHRMRLIDVGPAVDQHRAPSAPGLWAWLTCRMREQATWRELGHALLFAVLLWPVDALVVAVALLAPLSMVATPLLMRTVGGGEEVKVLKLWTVTTWPAAFAMAVLGVVLLGLCGYVLGVVAGARAALTRVLIASREADLGTRVVELTRSRLRLVDAFEAERRRIERDLHDGAQQRLVVLTMTLGLARLDVPPGPVADQLAKAHEEAETALEELRELIHGIHPKVLSDHGLPAAVADAADRSAIPVDVELALPGRLPQAVEAAAYFVVCEALTNIARHSGASRAEVSGSHRDGRLFLHVRDNGRGGADAAAGTGLTGLADRVSALNGRIALSSPPGGPTLLRVEFPCVRTDRSA; encoded by the coding sequence ATGTCCGGGCCGGGCTTCCTGCTGTCCTCGTGGCCGTGGCGGTCCGCCGGATACCTGCTCACCGGGGCGGTGACCGGTGCCGTGGCCCTCGTGGTGATCGCGGCCACGGCGGCGGCCGGAGTGGTTCTCGCCATCGTGCTGGTGGGGCTCCCGCTGCTCGTTCTCGCGGCCCTCGCCGGTATCCCGGTGGCCTGGGTGGAACGGCACAGGATGCGCCTGATCGACGTGGGCCCGGCCGTCGACCAGCACCGGGCGCCCAGTGCCCCTGGCCTGTGGGCCTGGCTGACCTGTCGCATGAGGGAGCAGGCGACGTGGCGGGAGCTGGGCCATGCCCTGCTGTTCGCCGTGCTGTTGTGGCCGGTCGACGCGCTCGTCGTCGCGGTTGCCCTGCTCGCCCCGCTGTCGATGGTCGCGACGCCGCTGCTGATGCGCACGGTCGGTGGCGGTGAGGAGGTGAAGGTGCTCAAGCTGTGGACCGTCACCACCTGGCCGGCGGCCTTCGCCATGGCCGTGCTCGGGGTGGTGCTCCTGGGGCTGTGCGGCTATGTCCTGGGGGTGGTGGCCGGTGCCCGGGCCGCACTGACGCGTGTGCTCATCGCTTCGCGCGAGGCCGACCTGGGCACGCGGGTCGTCGAGTTGACCCGCTCCCGCCTTCGGCTGGTGGACGCCTTCGAGGCGGAACGGCGCCGCATCGAGCGAGATCTGCACGACGGGGCGCAGCAACGGCTGGTGGTGCTGACGATGACGCTCGGCCTGGCCCGCCTGGACGTACCTCCCGGGCCGGTCGCCGATCAGCTCGCCAAGGCTCATGAGGAGGCGGAGACGGCCCTCGAGGAGCTGCGCGAACTCATCCACGGCATCCACCCCAAGGTGCTGTCGGACCACGGTCTCCCCGCGGCCGTCGCCGACGCCGCGGACCGCTCCGCGATCCCCGTGGACGTGGAGCTGGCCCTGCCCGGACGGCTGCCCCAAGCGGTCGAGGCCGCCGCCTACTTCGTGGTGTGCGAGGCCCTCACCAACATCGCCCGGCACAGCGGGGCGAGCCGTGCGGAGGTGAGCGGGAGCCACCGGGACGGACGGCTCTTCCTCCACGTGCGCGACAACGGCCGGGGCGGTGCGGACGCCGCCGCCGGAACCGGTCTGACCGGACTCGCGGACCGGGTTTCGGCACTGAATGGGAGAATCGCCCTGTCCAGTCCGCCGGGCGGACCGACCCTGTTGCGTGTGGAGTTTCCTTGCGTACGGACCGATCGCTCCGCGTAG
- a CDS encoding response regulator, translating to MRTDRSLRVVLAEDSVLLREGLIGLLGRCGHDVVAAVGDAPALLAAVEEHAPDIVLTDVRMPPGFQDEGLHAAVRLRGKRPTLPVLVLSQYVQRTYASELLDSGDGTGVGYLLKDRVGQVADFVDALCEVADGGTVVDPEVVRLLLRRHRDPLERLTAREREVLGLIAEGKSNGAIARQLVVSEAAVGKHISSILSKLDLPPADETHRRVLAVLAYLRA from the coding sequence TTGCGTACGGACCGATCGCTCCGCGTAGTACTGGCCGAGGACAGCGTGCTGCTGAGAGAAGGGCTCATCGGGCTGCTCGGCCGCTGCGGGCATGACGTCGTCGCGGCCGTGGGGGACGCTCCCGCGCTGCTCGCCGCGGTCGAGGAGCACGCTCCCGACATCGTCCTGACGGATGTGCGCATGCCCCCGGGGTTCCAGGACGAGGGGCTGCACGCGGCGGTGCGACTGCGCGGGAAGCGGCCCACGCTGCCCGTCCTGGTCCTCAGCCAGTACGTGCAGCGGACCTACGCCTCGGAACTGCTGGACTCCGGTGACGGCACGGGCGTCGGCTATCTGCTGAAGGACCGGGTCGGGCAGGTGGCGGATTTCGTGGACGCCCTGTGCGAGGTCGCGGACGGCGGCACCGTCGTGGACCCCGAAGTGGTGCGCCTGCTGCTGAGACGGCACCGCGATCCCCTGGAACGGCTCACCGCGCGGGAGCGGGAGGTTCTGGGGCTGATCGCGGAGGGCAAGTCGAACGGTGCCATCGCCCGGCAACTGGTCGTGTCCGAGGCCGCCGTGGGCAAGCACATCAGCAGCATCCTCAGCAAGCTGGACCTTCCGCCGGCGGACGAGACACACCGCAGGGTGCTGGCCGTGCTCGCCTACTTGCGCGCGTGA
- a CDS encoding DUF1996 domain-containing protein translates to MRNKKRHKRSRVIGLTVVGVTALAVGGGALLMTDNDASAARRPAGQQAPAWAAMTVKCPDAATRLSNVPQQARPAVDKELATMDSQVADAYRQLAARGASADQDWVRTRVLEPLSTQRRGALNRIGNEIGRVASRPSGLDTLASCTVQQAAPAAAPAGASSAPAGATPAAGTAAPAAPAAGGQAQSGPVKADFVDIRRVRPNVKNPRTRANASRGTFSSRCGRNENKHFNSDNVIVAPGVSNGAHHMHDYVGNRDTDAFSTNDDLAAAGTTCTNGDRSTHYWPVLRQQDGTKEADADQPGGGTEGNVGRILRPETASISFRGSAVSKVVEMPKFLRIITGDAKAFTNGTANANASWSCTGFENRQLKDKYPLCPKGSKVVRTFKFQSCWDGKNADSANHRTHVAFADAKGACAKGFKAIPQLVQRITYKVAPGSLFAVDSFPEQLHKPVTDHGDFINVMSNSLMKKAVKCINTGRKCG, encoded by the coding sequence ATGAGGAACAAGAAGAGACACAAGCGATCCAGGGTCATCGGGCTGACCGTGGTCGGAGTGACCGCACTGGCCGTGGGCGGCGGGGCGCTCCTGATGACCGACAACGACGCTTCCGCCGCCCGCCGCCCGGCCGGGCAGCAGGCACCGGCCTGGGCGGCGATGACCGTCAAGTGTCCCGATGCCGCGACCCGGCTGTCGAATGTGCCGCAGCAGGCGCGGCCCGCCGTGGACAAGGAACTGGCGACCATGGACAGCCAGGTCGCCGACGCCTACCGGCAGCTGGCCGCGCGTGGCGCGAGCGCCGACCAGGACTGGGTGCGCACCCGGGTGCTGGAGCCGCTGAGCACCCAGCGGCGTGGCGCGCTGAACCGCATCGGGAACGAGATCGGCCGGGTGGCGAGCCGCCCGTCCGGCCTGGACACGCTGGCGTCCTGCACCGTGCAGCAGGCGGCCCCGGCCGCCGCACCGGCAGGCGCCTCCTCCGCACCGGCGGGCGCCACCCCCGCCGCGGGAACGGCCGCCCCCGCCGCTCCGGCCGCCGGTGGCCAGGCGCAGTCCGGCCCGGTGAAGGCGGACTTCGTGGACATCCGCAGGGTGCGCCCGAACGTCAAGAACCCCCGTACGCGGGCCAACGCCTCCCGCGGCACCTTCTCATCGCGCTGCGGCCGCAATGAGAACAAGCACTTCAACTCGGACAACGTGATCGTCGCCCCCGGTGTGAGCAACGGCGCCCACCATATGCACGACTACGTCGGCAACCGCGACACCGACGCCTTCTCCACCAACGACGACCTCGCCGCCGCCGGGACCACCTGCACCAACGGTGACCGCTCCACCCACTACTGGCCGGTCCTGCGGCAGCAGGACGGGACGAAGGAGGCCGACGCCGACCAGCCCGGTGGCGGCACCGAGGGCAATGTGGGGCGGATCCTGCGCCCGGAGACCGCGTCCATCAGCTTCCGTGGCAGCGCGGTCTCCAAGGTCGTCGAGATGCCCAAGTTCCTGCGCATCATCACCGGCGACGCCAAGGCGTTCACCAACGGCACGGCCAACGCCAACGCCTCCTGGAGCTGCACCGGATTCGAGAACCGGCAGCTGAAGGACAAGTACCCGCTCTGCCCCAAGGGCAGCAAGGTGGTCCGTACGTTCAAGTTCCAGAGCTGCTGGGACGGCAAGAACGCCGACAGCGCCAACCACCGCACCCATGTGGCCTTCGCGGACGCCAAGGGCGCGTGCGCCAAGGGGTTCAAGGCCATCCCGCAGCTGGTCCAGCGGATCACCTACAAGGTCGCGCCCGGCTCGCTCTTCGCGGTCGACAGCTTCCCCGAGCAGCTGCACAAGCCGGTGACCGACCACGGCGACTTCATCAACGTGATGTCCAACTCGCTGATGAAGAAGGCCGTGAAGTGCATCAACACCGGGCGTAAGTGCGGCTGA
- a CDS encoding HAD family hydrolase, producing MSTMPAVIFDLDGTLVDTEPLYYEAGRRTLERYGVTGFTWEEHSQFIGIGTRETLETLRDRYGIEASVEELLVVKNRHYLELAAATEIFPAMRTFVERLRAAGHPLAVASGSSRSAIETALKATGLDALLPVYVSAEDVGRGKPEPDVFLAAARLLSVDPGRCVVVEDAGPGVEAARRAGMRCIAVPYVAGPSPDGEPFASAGLLFRGGQPEFDAQRAYEWVAAGG from the coding sequence ATGAGCACCATGCCCGCCGTGATCTTCGACCTGGACGGCACTCTCGTGGACACCGAGCCCCTCTACTACGAGGCGGGGCGGCGGACCCTCGAGCGGTACGGGGTCACCGGCTTCACCTGGGAGGAGCACTCCCAGTTCATCGGGATCGGCACCCGGGAGACCCTGGAGACGCTGCGCGACCGGTACGGCATCGAGGCGTCCGTGGAGGAGCTGCTCGTCGTCAAGAACCGGCACTATCTGGAGCTGGCCGCGGCGACCGAGATCTTTCCCGCGATGCGCACCTTCGTGGAGCGGCTGAGGGCCGCCGGGCATCCGCTGGCGGTTGCCTCCGGTTCCTCCCGCTCGGCGATCGAGACCGCGCTGAAGGCCACGGGGCTGGACGCGCTGCTGCCGGTGTATGTGTCCGCGGAGGATGTCGGGCGGGGCAAGCCGGAGCCGGATGTGTTTCTGGCCGCCGCGCGGCTGCTGTCCGTCGATCCGGGGCGGTGTGTGGTGGTCGAGGACGCCGGTCCGGGGGTGGAGGCGGCGCGGCGGGCGGGGATGCGCTGTATCGCGGTTCCGTATGTGGCCGGGCCGTCGCCGGACGGGGAGCCGTTCGCCTCCGCCGGGCTGCTCTTCCGGGGCGGGCAGCCGGAGTTCGACGCCCAGCGGGCCTACGAGTGGGTCGCGGCCGGCGGTTGA
- the dacB gene encoding D-alanyl-D-alanine carboxypeptidase/D-alanyl-D-alanine endopeptidase: MSSANSSSGRHRKAKPMSLAVRRAFIIAAVPVTGALLSAPSALAADKSAKTTTATQSVAADGLDPAEQKIADNLNTRAQNPSLGDTFSGIVLDSKSDKVIWGHDADTALMPASNAKLATATAALTVLGPEHRFTTKVVYGDGTLTLIGGGDRLLSTADVTELAKSAAAGVKSAGLGSVKVRIDDSLFAEPSLANGWNDSYYDDQVAPVRSLVVDGKLSADTSIDAGKVFAQQLADQGVTVDGEVTRGTASATDVPVGQHLSPTLAETVKKMLKTSNNDIAETMLRMTAIAAGKPATFEDGTAVVRDVLSRRYGVSMENFEIYDGSGLSRADRIPARTVADILDLLTDPRYSHRLRSIDEGLPVAGEAGSTLGPEWGRFDTADSQCAVGQVKAKTGTLTGAIALSGLTKAADGRWKVFSFIENQSSADPAATKDTLDGLAATVNGCWA, from the coding sequence ATGTCCAGCGCGAACTCGTCCAGTGGGCGTCATCGCAAAGCCAAGCCCATGAGCCTCGCGGTCCGCCGCGCGTTCATCATCGCCGCCGTCCCGGTCACCGGTGCGCTGCTGTCCGCTCCGTCGGCGCTCGCCGCCGACAAGAGCGCCAAGACCACCACGGCCACCCAGTCCGTGGCCGCCGACGGGCTCGACCCCGCCGAGCAGAAGATCGCGGACAACCTCAACACCCGCGCCCAGAACCCGAGCCTCGGCGACACCTTCAGCGGCATCGTGCTGGACTCCAAGTCGGACAAGGTGATCTGGGGGCATGACGCCGACACCGCGCTGATGCCCGCGTCCAACGCCAAGCTGGCCACCGCCACGGCGGCGCTGACCGTGCTCGGCCCCGAGCACCGGTTCACCACCAAGGTGGTCTACGGCGATGGCACGCTGACCCTCATAGGCGGCGGCGACCGGCTGCTGAGCACCGCCGACGTCACCGAGCTCGCCAAGTCCGCCGCCGCCGGGGTCAAGAGCGCGGGCCTGGGTTCGGTGAAGGTCCGTATCGACGACAGCCTCTTCGCCGAGCCGTCCCTGGCCAACGGCTGGAACGACTCGTACTACGACGACCAGGTCGCGCCGGTGCGCTCCCTGGTGGTGGACGGAAAGCTGTCCGCGGACACCTCCATCGACGCGGGGAAGGTCTTCGCCCAGCAGCTCGCCGACCAGGGTGTCACCGTCGACGGTGAGGTCACCCGCGGCACGGCGTCGGCCACGGACGTGCCGGTGGGACAGCATCTGTCCCCGACGCTGGCCGAGACGGTCAAGAAGATGCTCAAGACGAGCAACAACGACATTGCCGAAACGATGCTACGCATGACGGCGATCGCCGCCGGTAAGCCCGCCACCTTCGAGGACGGCACGGCCGTGGTGCGGGACGTCCTCAGCCGGCGCTACGGCGTCTCGATGGAGAACTTCGAGATCTACGACGGCAGCGGGCTCTCCCGCGCGGACCGCATCCCGGCCCGGACCGTCGCGGACATCCTCGATCTGCTCACCGATCCGCGCTACAGCCATCGGCTGCGCTCCATCGACGAGGGCCTGCCGGTGGCGGGCGAGGCGGGCAGCACCCTGGGGCCCGAGTGGGGCCGCTTCGACACCGCTGACTCCCAGTGCGCCGTCGGCCAGGTCAAGGCCAAGACGGGCACCCTGACCGGCGCCATCGCGCTGAGCGGCCTGACGAAGGCGGCGGACGGCCGGTGGAAGGTCTTCTCCTTCATCGAGAACCAGTCCTCGGCCGACCCGGCCGCCACCAAGGACACCCTCGACGGCCTCGCGGCCACGGTCAACGGCTGCTGGGCGTAG